Proteins encoded within one genomic window of Gallus gallus isolate bGalGal1 chromosome 1, bGalGal1.mat.broiler.GRCg7b, whole genome shotgun sequence:
- the DNM1L gene encoding dynamin-1-like protein isoform X1, with amino-acid sequence MEALIPVINKLQDVFNTVGADIIQLPQIVVVGTQSSGKSSVLESLVGRDLLPRGTGVVTRRPLILQLVHVSPEDGRKTAGDENDPATWKNPRHLSKEIDAEEWGKFLHTKNKIYTDFDEIRQEIENETERISGNNKGISPEPIHLKIFSSNVVNLTLVDLPGMTKVPVGDQPKDIELQIRELILQFISNPNSIILAVTAANTDMATSEALKIAREVDPDGRRTLAVITKLDLMDAGTDAMDVLMGRVIPVKLGIIGVVNRSQLDINNKKSVADSIRDEYGFLQKKYPSLANRNGTKYLARTLNRLLMHHIRDCLPELKTRINVLAAQYQSLLNSYGEPVEDKSATLLQLITKFATEYCNTIEGTAKYIETSELCGGARICYIFHETFGRTLESVDPLGGLNTIDILTAIRNATGPRPALFVPEVSFELLVKRQIKRLEEPSLRCVELVHEEMQRIIQHCSNYSTQELLRFPKLHDAIVEVVTCLLRRRLPVTNEMVHNLVAIELAYINTKHPDFADACGLMNNNIEDIEYFEETEHEQRRNRLARELPSSVPRDKSTKAPGALPPASQETVTAASAEADGKAAAGAGDVTQESGTGNWRGMLKSSKAEEVSAEEKSKPAAALPASPQKGHAVNLLDVPVPVARKLSAREQRDCEVIERLIKSYFLIVRKNIQDSVPKAVMHFLVNHVKDTLQSELVGQLYKSLLLDDLLTESEDMAQRRKEAADMLKALQRASQIIAEIRETHLW; translated from the exons atggaGGCGCTGATCCCGGTGATCAACAAGCTGCAAGACGTCTTCAACACGGTGGGGGCCGACATCATCCAGCTGCCGCAGATCGTGGTGGTGGGCACGCAG AGCAGTGGAAAGAGTTCTGTGCTGGAGAGCCTTGTGGGGAGAGATCTGCTCCCACGAGGTACCGGAGTTGTGACCCGAAGACCCCTTATTCTGCAGCTGGTGCATGTTTCCCCAGAGGATGGTCGGAAAACAGCTGGAGATGAAAATG ACCCTGCTACATGGAAAAATCCAAGACACCTTTCTAAAG agatAGATGCTGAAGAGTGGGGTAAATTTCTTCACACCAAAAATAAG ATCTATACAGATTTTGATGAAATTCGtcaggaaatagaaaatgaaacagagaggATTTCAGGAAATAATAAG GGTATCAGTCCTGAACCAATTCATCTTAAGATTTTTTCATCTAATGTTGTGAATCTGACTCTTGTGGATTTACCGGGAATGACAAAG gtgcCTGTTGGTGATCAGCCCAAGGATATTGAACTTCAAATAAGAGAGCTAATCCTTCAATTCATCAGCAACCCAAATTCAATTATTCTGGCAGTCACAGCAGCTAACACAGACATGGCCACTTCAGAAGCACTTAAAATTGCACGGGAAGTGGATCCAGATG GTCGAAGAACCCTTGCTGTTATCACAAAGCTGGATCTCATGGATGCTGGCACTGATGCTATGGATGTGCTCATGGGAAGAGTGATTCCAGTAAAACTTGGCATCATTGGAGTAGTGAACAG GAGTCAGCTGGATATTAACAATAAGAAGAGTGTAGCGGATTCTATTCGTGATGAATATGgttttcttcaaaagaagtATCCCTCCCTAGCCAATCGAAATGGAACTAAGTATCTTGCTAGAACACTGAACAG gCTACTAATGCATCATATCAGGGACTGCTTGCCAGAACTGAAAACCAGAATCAATGTTTTAGCTGCTCAGTACCAGTCTCTACTTAACAGCTATGGGGAACCTGTTGAGGACAAAAGTGCCACTTTATTGCAGCTTATTACCAAATTTGCCACAGAATATTGCAACACTATTGAAGGAACAGCAAAATACATAGAGACTTCTGAGCT aTGTGGTGGAGCCAGAATCTGTTACATCTTTCATGAGACCTTTGGACGAACCTTAGAATCTGTTGACCCTCTAGGTGGCCTTAACACAATTGATATTCTGACTGCCATTAGAAATGCTACT GGTCCCCGTCCTGCCTTGTTTGTTCCTGAAGTTTCATTTGAATTGCTGGTTAAAAGGCAAATCAAACGTTTAGAAGAGCCCAGCCTTCGCTGTGTGGAGCTGGTTcatgaagaaatgcaaagaattaTACAACATTGTAGTAATTACAGTACACAG gAGTTGCTGAGGTTTCCCAAGTTACACGATGCCATAGTTGAAGTAGTAACCTGTCTTCTGCGTAGAAGGCTTCCTGTCACAAATGAAATG GTTCATAATTTAGTGGCTATTGAGTTAGCCTATATCAATACCAAACATCCAGATTTTGCTGATGCCTGTGGGTTAATGAATAACAACATAGAG GACAttgaatattttgaagaaacagAGCAT gaacaaCGGCGTAACAGGTTAGCCCGGGAACTGCCTTCTTCTGTGCCACGAGACAAG TCTACTAAAGCTCCAGGTGCATTGCCACCTGCTTCCCAGGAGACTgttactgctgcttctgctgaggCTGATGGCAAG gctgctgctggagcaggagatgTAACTCAGGAGTCAGGAACAGGCAACTGGAGAGGAATGCTGAAATCCTCAAAAGCAGAGGAGGTATCAGCAGAGGAAAAATCAAaacctgctgcagctcttcctgctaGTCCTCAAAAAGGACATGCAGTAAACCTATTAGATGTG ccTGTACCTGTTGCACGCAAACTTTCTGCCCGCGAGCAGCGAGATTGTGAAGTGATTGAACGACTCATTAAATCTTACTTCCTTATTGTCAGAAAGAATATTCAGGACAG TGTGCCAAAGGCAGTGATGCATTTTCTGGTGAACCACGTGAAGGACACTCTTCAGAGTGAGCTGGTGGGCCAGCTCTATAAATCCTTGCTGTTGGATGACCTTCTGACGGAATCCGAAGACATGGCGCAGCGCAGAAAAGAGGCAGCTGACATGCTAAAG
- the DNM1L gene encoding dynamin-1-like protein isoform X4: protein MEALIPVINKLQDVFNTVGADIIQLPQIVVVGTQSSGKSSVLESLVGRDLLPRGTGVVTRRPLILQLVHVSPEDGRKTAGDENEIDAEEWGKFLHTKNKIYTDFDEIRQEIENETERISGNNKGISPEPIHLKIFSSNVVNLTLVDLPGMTKVPVGDQPKDIELQIRELILQFISNPNSIILAVTAANTDMATSEALKIAREVDPDGRRTLAVITKLDLMDAGTDAMDVLMGRVIPVKLGIIGVVNRSQLDINNKKSVADSIRDEYGFLQKKYPSLANRNGTKYLARTLNRLLMHHIRDCLPELKTRINVLAAQYQSLLNSYGEPVEDKSATLLQLITKFATEYCNTIEGTAKYIETSELCGGARICYIFHETFGRTLESVDPLGGLNTIDILTAIRNATGPRPALFVPEVSFELLVKRQIKRLEEPSLRCVELVHEEMQRIIQHCSNYSTQELLRFPKLHDAIVEVVTCLLRRRLPVTNEMVHNLVAIELAYINTKHPDFADACGLMNNNIEEQRRNRLARELPSSVPRDKSTKAPGALPPASQETVTAASAEADGKAAAGAGDVTQESGTGNWRGMLKSSKAEEVSAEEKSKPAAALPASPQKGHAVNLLDVPVPVARKLSAREQRDCEVIERLIKSYFLIVRKNIQDSVPKAVMHFLVNHVKDTLQSELVGQLYKSLLLDDLLTESEDMAQRRKEAADMLKALQRASQIIAEIRETHLW, encoded by the exons atggaGGCGCTGATCCCGGTGATCAACAAGCTGCAAGACGTCTTCAACACGGTGGGGGCCGACATCATCCAGCTGCCGCAGATCGTGGTGGTGGGCACGCAG AGCAGTGGAAAGAGTTCTGTGCTGGAGAGCCTTGTGGGGAGAGATCTGCTCCCACGAGGTACCGGAGTTGTGACCCGAAGACCCCTTATTCTGCAGCTGGTGCATGTTTCCCCAGAGGATGGTCGGAAAACAGCTGGAGATGAAAATG agatAGATGCTGAAGAGTGGGGTAAATTTCTTCACACCAAAAATAAG ATCTATACAGATTTTGATGAAATTCGtcaggaaatagaaaatgaaacagagaggATTTCAGGAAATAATAAG GGTATCAGTCCTGAACCAATTCATCTTAAGATTTTTTCATCTAATGTTGTGAATCTGACTCTTGTGGATTTACCGGGAATGACAAAG gtgcCTGTTGGTGATCAGCCCAAGGATATTGAACTTCAAATAAGAGAGCTAATCCTTCAATTCATCAGCAACCCAAATTCAATTATTCTGGCAGTCACAGCAGCTAACACAGACATGGCCACTTCAGAAGCACTTAAAATTGCACGGGAAGTGGATCCAGATG GTCGAAGAACCCTTGCTGTTATCACAAAGCTGGATCTCATGGATGCTGGCACTGATGCTATGGATGTGCTCATGGGAAGAGTGATTCCAGTAAAACTTGGCATCATTGGAGTAGTGAACAG GAGTCAGCTGGATATTAACAATAAGAAGAGTGTAGCGGATTCTATTCGTGATGAATATGgttttcttcaaaagaagtATCCCTCCCTAGCCAATCGAAATGGAACTAAGTATCTTGCTAGAACACTGAACAG gCTACTAATGCATCATATCAGGGACTGCTTGCCAGAACTGAAAACCAGAATCAATGTTTTAGCTGCTCAGTACCAGTCTCTACTTAACAGCTATGGGGAACCTGTTGAGGACAAAAGTGCCACTTTATTGCAGCTTATTACCAAATTTGCCACAGAATATTGCAACACTATTGAAGGAACAGCAAAATACATAGAGACTTCTGAGCT aTGTGGTGGAGCCAGAATCTGTTACATCTTTCATGAGACCTTTGGACGAACCTTAGAATCTGTTGACCCTCTAGGTGGCCTTAACACAATTGATATTCTGACTGCCATTAGAAATGCTACT GGTCCCCGTCCTGCCTTGTTTGTTCCTGAAGTTTCATTTGAATTGCTGGTTAAAAGGCAAATCAAACGTTTAGAAGAGCCCAGCCTTCGCTGTGTGGAGCTGGTTcatgaagaaatgcaaagaattaTACAACATTGTAGTAATTACAGTACACAG gAGTTGCTGAGGTTTCCCAAGTTACACGATGCCATAGTTGAAGTAGTAACCTGTCTTCTGCGTAGAAGGCTTCCTGTCACAAATGAAATG GTTCATAATTTAGTGGCTATTGAGTTAGCCTATATCAATACCAAACATCCAGATTTTGCTGATGCCTGTGGGTTAATGAATAACAACATAGAG gaacaaCGGCGTAACAGGTTAGCCCGGGAACTGCCTTCTTCTGTGCCACGAGACAAG TCTACTAAAGCTCCAGGTGCATTGCCACCTGCTTCCCAGGAGACTgttactgctgcttctgctgaggCTGATGGCAAG gctgctgctggagcaggagatgTAACTCAGGAGTCAGGAACAGGCAACTGGAGAGGAATGCTGAAATCCTCAAAAGCAGAGGAGGTATCAGCAGAGGAAAAATCAAaacctgctgcagctcttcctgctaGTCCTCAAAAAGGACATGCAGTAAACCTATTAGATGTG ccTGTACCTGTTGCACGCAAACTTTCTGCCCGCGAGCAGCGAGATTGTGAAGTGATTGAACGACTCATTAAATCTTACTTCCTTATTGTCAGAAAGAATATTCAGGACAG TGTGCCAAAGGCAGTGATGCATTTTCTGGTGAACCACGTGAAGGACACTCTTCAGAGTGAGCTGGTGGGCCAGCTCTATAAATCCTTGCTGTTGGATGACCTTCTGACGGAATCCGAAGACATGGCGCAGCGCAGAAAAGAGGCAGCTGACATGCTAAAG
- the DNM1L gene encoding dynamin-1-like protein isoform X5: MEALIPVINKLQDVFNTVGADIIQLPQIVVVGTQSSGKSSVLESLVGRDLLPRGTGVVTRRPLILQLVHVSPEDGRKTAGDENDPATWKNPRHLSKEIDAEEWGKFLHTKNKIYTDFDEIRQEIENETERISGNNKGISPEPIHLKIFSSNVVNLTLVDLPGMTKVPVGDQPKDIELQIRELILQFISNPNSIILAVTAANTDMATSEALKIAREVDPDGRRTLAVITKLDLMDAGTDAMDVLMGRVIPVKLGIIGVVNRSQLDINNKKSVADSIRDEYGFLQKKYPSLANRNGTKYLARTLNRLLMHHIRDCLPELKTRINVLAAQYQSLLNSYGEPVEDKSATLLQLITKFATEYCNTIEGTAKYIETSELCGGARICYIFHETFGRTLESVDPLGGLNTIDILTAIRNATGPRPALFVPEVSFELLVKRQIKRLEEPSLRCVELVHEEMQRIIQHCSNYSTQELLRFPKLHDAIVEVVTCLLRRRLPVTNEMVHNLVAIELAYINTKHPDFADACGLMNNNIEDIEYFEETEHEQRRNRLARELPSSVPRDKAAAGAGDVTQESGTGNWRGMLKSSKAEEVSAEEKSKPAAALPASPQKGHAVNLLDVPVPVARKLSAREQRDCEVIERLIKSYFLIVRKNIQDSVPKAVMHFLVNHVKDTLQSELVGQLYKSLLLDDLLTESEDMAQRRKEAADMLKALQRASQIIAEIRETHLW, encoded by the exons atggaGGCGCTGATCCCGGTGATCAACAAGCTGCAAGACGTCTTCAACACGGTGGGGGCCGACATCATCCAGCTGCCGCAGATCGTGGTGGTGGGCACGCAG AGCAGTGGAAAGAGTTCTGTGCTGGAGAGCCTTGTGGGGAGAGATCTGCTCCCACGAGGTACCGGAGTTGTGACCCGAAGACCCCTTATTCTGCAGCTGGTGCATGTTTCCCCAGAGGATGGTCGGAAAACAGCTGGAGATGAAAATG ACCCTGCTACATGGAAAAATCCAAGACACCTTTCTAAAG agatAGATGCTGAAGAGTGGGGTAAATTTCTTCACACCAAAAATAAG ATCTATACAGATTTTGATGAAATTCGtcaggaaatagaaaatgaaacagagaggATTTCAGGAAATAATAAG GGTATCAGTCCTGAACCAATTCATCTTAAGATTTTTTCATCTAATGTTGTGAATCTGACTCTTGTGGATTTACCGGGAATGACAAAG gtgcCTGTTGGTGATCAGCCCAAGGATATTGAACTTCAAATAAGAGAGCTAATCCTTCAATTCATCAGCAACCCAAATTCAATTATTCTGGCAGTCACAGCAGCTAACACAGACATGGCCACTTCAGAAGCACTTAAAATTGCACGGGAAGTGGATCCAGATG GTCGAAGAACCCTTGCTGTTATCACAAAGCTGGATCTCATGGATGCTGGCACTGATGCTATGGATGTGCTCATGGGAAGAGTGATTCCAGTAAAACTTGGCATCATTGGAGTAGTGAACAG GAGTCAGCTGGATATTAACAATAAGAAGAGTGTAGCGGATTCTATTCGTGATGAATATGgttttcttcaaaagaagtATCCCTCCCTAGCCAATCGAAATGGAACTAAGTATCTTGCTAGAACACTGAACAG gCTACTAATGCATCATATCAGGGACTGCTTGCCAGAACTGAAAACCAGAATCAATGTTTTAGCTGCTCAGTACCAGTCTCTACTTAACAGCTATGGGGAACCTGTTGAGGACAAAAGTGCCACTTTATTGCAGCTTATTACCAAATTTGCCACAGAATATTGCAACACTATTGAAGGAACAGCAAAATACATAGAGACTTCTGAGCT aTGTGGTGGAGCCAGAATCTGTTACATCTTTCATGAGACCTTTGGACGAACCTTAGAATCTGTTGACCCTCTAGGTGGCCTTAACACAATTGATATTCTGACTGCCATTAGAAATGCTACT GGTCCCCGTCCTGCCTTGTTTGTTCCTGAAGTTTCATTTGAATTGCTGGTTAAAAGGCAAATCAAACGTTTAGAAGAGCCCAGCCTTCGCTGTGTGGAGCTGGTTcatgaagaaatgcaaagaattaTACAACATTGTAGTAATTACAGTACACAG gAGTTGCTGAGGTTTCCCAAGTTACACGATGCCATAGTTGAAGTAGTAACCTGTCTTCTGCGTAGAAGGCTTCCTGTCACAAATGAAATG GTTCATAATTTAGTGGCTATTGAGTTAGCCTATATCAATACCAAACATCCAGATTTTGCTGATGCCTGTGGGTTAATGAATAACAACATAGAG GACAttgaatattttgaagaaacagAGCAT gaacaaCGGCGTAACAGGTTAGCCCGGGAACTGCCTTCTTCTGTGCCACGAGACAAG gctgctgctggagcaggagatgTAACTCAGGAGTCAGGAACAGGCAACTGGAGAGGAATGCTGAAATCCTCAAAAGCAGAGGAGGTATCAGCAGAGGAAAAATCAAaacctgctgcagctcttcctgctaGTCCTCAAAAAGGACATGCAGTAAACCTATTAGATGTG ccTGTACCTGTTGCACGCAAACTTTCTGCCCGCGAGCAGCGAGATTGTGAAGTGATTGAACGACTCATTAAATCTTACTTCCTTATTGTCAGAAAGAATATTCAGGACAG TGTGCCAAAGGCAGTGATGCATTTTCTGGTGAACCACGTGAAGGACACTCTTCAGAGTGAGCTGGTGGGCCAGCTCTATAAATCCTTGCTGTTGGATGACCTTCTGACGGAATCCGAAGACATGGCGCAGCGCAGAAAAGAGGCAGCTGACATGCTAAAG
- the DNM1L gene encoding dynamin-1-like protein isoform X2, with product MEALIPVINKLQDVFNTVGADIIQLPQIVVVGTQSSGKSSVLESLVGRDLLPRGTGVVTRRPLILQLVHVSPEDGRKTAGDENDPATWKNPRHLSKEIDAEEWGKFLHTKNKIYTDFDEIRQEIENETERISGNNKGISPEPIHLKIFSSNVVNLTLVDLPGMTKVPVGDQPKDIELQIRELILQFISNPNSIILAVTAANTDMATSEALKIAREVDPDGRRTLAVITKLDLMDAGTDAMDVLMGRVIPVKLGIIGVVNRSQLDINNKKSVADSIRDEYGFLQKKYPSLANRNGTKYLARTLNRLLMHHIRDCLPELKTRINVLAAQYQSLLNSYGEPVEDKSATLLQLITKFATEYCNTIEGTAKYIETSELCGGARICYIFHETFGRTLESVDPLGGLNTIDILTAIRNATGPRPALFVPEVSFELLVKRQIKRLEEPSLRCVELVHEEMQRIIQHCSNYSTQELLRFPKLHDAIVEVVTCLLRRRLPVTNEMVHNLVAIELAYINTKHPDFADACGLMNNNIEEQRRNRLARELPSSVPRDKSTKAPGALPPASQETVTAASAEADGKAAAGAGDVTQESGTGNWRGMLKSSKAEEVSAEEKSKPAAALPASPQKGHAVNLLDVPVPVARKLSAREQRDCEVIERLIKSYFLIVRKNIQDSVPKAVMHFLVNHVKDTLQSELVGQLYKSLLLDDLLTESEDMAQRRKEAADMLKALQRASQIIAEIRETHLW from the exons atggaGGCGCTGATCCCGGTGATCAACAAGCTGCAAGACGTCTTCAACACGGTGGGGGCCGACATCATCCAGCTGCCGCAGATCGTGGTGGTGGGCACGCAG AGCAGTGGAAAGAGTTCTGTGCTGGAGAGCCTTGTGGGGAGAGATCTGCTCCCACGAGGTACCGGAGTTGTGACCCGAAGACCCCTTATTCTGCAGCTGGTGCATGTTTCCCCAGAGGATGGTCGGAAAACAGCTGGAGATGAAAATG ACCCTGCTACATGGAAAAATCCAAGACACCTTTCTAAAG agatAGATGCTGAAGAGTGGGGTAAATTTCTTCACACCAAAAATAAG ATCTATACAGATTTTGATGAAATTCGtcaggaaatagaaaatgaaacagagaggATTTCAGGAAATAATAAG GGTATCAGTCCTGAACCAATTCATCTTAAGATTTTTTCATCTAATGTTGTGAATCTGACTCTTGTGGATTTACCGGGAATGACAAAG gtgcCTGTTGGTGATCAGCCCAAGGATATTGAACTTCAAATAAGAGAGCTAATCCTTCAATTCATCAGCAACCCAAATTCAATTATTCTGGCAGTCACAGCAGCTAACACAGACATGGCCACTTCAGAAGCACTTAAAATTGCACGGGAAGTGGATCCAGATG GTCGAAGAACCCTTGCTGTTATCACAAAGCTGGATCTCATGGATGCTGGCACTGATGCTATGGATGTGCTCATGGGAAGAGTGATTCCAGTAAAACTTGGCATCATTGGAGTAGTGAACAG GAGTCAGCTGGATATTAACAATAAGAAGAGTGTAGCGGATTCTATTCGTGATGAATATGgttttcttcaaaagaagtATCCCTCCCTAGCCAATCGAAATGGAACTAAGTATCTTGCTAGAACACTGAACAG gCTACTAATGCATCATATCAGGGACTGCTTGCCAGAACTGAAAACCAGAATCAATGTTTTAGCTGCTCAGTACCAGTCTCTACTTAACAGCTATGGGGAACCTGTTGAGGACAAAAGTGCCACTTTATTGCAGCTTATTACCAAATTTGCCACAGAATATTGCAACACTATTGAAGGAACAGCAAAATACATAGAGACTTCTGAGCT aTGTGGTGGAGCCAGAATCTGTTACATCTTTCATGAGACCTTTGGACGAACCTTAGAATCTGTTGACCCTCTAGGTGGCCTTAACACAATTGATATTCTGACTGCCATTAGAAATGCTACT GGTCCCCGTCCTGCCTTGTTTGTTCCTGAAGTTTCATTTGAATTGCTGGTTAAAAGGCAAATCAAACGTTTAGAAGAGCCCAGCCTTCGCTGTGTGGAGCTGGTTcatgaagaaatgcaaagaattaTACAACATTGTAGTAATTACAGTACACAG gAGTTGCTGAGGTTTCCCAAGTTACACGATGCCATAGTTGAAGTAGTAACCTGTCTTCTGCGTAGAAGGCTTCCTGTCACAAATGAAATG GTTCATAATTTAGTGGCTATTGAGTTAGCCTATATCAATACCAAACATCCAGATTTTGCTGATGCCTGTGGGTTAATGAATAACAACATAGAG gaacaaCGGCGTAACAGGTTAGCCCGGGAACTGCCTTCTTCTGTGCCACGAGACAAG TCTACTAAAGCTCCAGGTGCATTGCCACCTGCTTCCCAGGAGACTgttactgctgcttctgctgaggCTGATGGCAAG gctgctgctggagcaggagatgTAACTCAGGAGTCAGGAACAGGCAACTGGAGAGGAATGCTGAAATCCTCAAAAGCAGAGGAGGTATCAGCAGAGGAAAAATCAAaacctgctgcagctcttcctgctaGTCCTCAAAAAGGACATGCAGTAAACCTATTAGATGTG ccTGTACCTGTTGCACGCAAACTTTCTGCCCGCGAGCAGCGAGATTGTGAAGTGATTGAACGACTCATTAAATCTTACTTCCTTATTGTCAGAAAGAATATTCAGGACAG TGTGCCAAAGGCAGTGATGCATTTTCTGGTGAACCACGTGAAGGACACTCTTCAGAGTGAGCTGGTGGGCCAGCTCTATAAATCCTTGCTGTTGGATGACCTTCTGACGGAATCCGAAGACATGGCGCAGCGCAGAAAAGAGGCAGCTGACATGCTAAAG
- the DNM1L gene encoding dynamin-1-like protein isoform X6, with product MEALIPVINKLQDVFNTVGADIIQLPQIVVVGTQSSGKSSVLESLVGRDLLPRGTGVVTRRPLILQLVHVSPEDGRKTAGDENDPATWKNPRHLSKEIDAEEWGKFLHTKNKIYTDFDEIRQEIENETERISGNNKGISPEPIHLKIFSSNVVNLTLVDLPGMTKVPVGDQPKDIELQIRELILQFISNPNSIILAVTAANTDMATSEALKIAREVDPDGRRTLAVITKLDLMDAGTDAMDVLMGRVIPVKLGIIGVVNRSQLDINNKKSVADSIRDEYGFLQKKYPSLANRNGTKYLARTLNRLLMHHIRDCLPELKTRINVLAAQYQSLLNSYGEPVEDKSATLLQLITKFATEYCNTIEGTAKYIETSELCGGARICYIFHETFGRTLESVDPLGGLNTIDILTAIRNATGPRPALFVPEVSFELLVKRQIKRLEEPSLRCVELVHEEMQRIIQHCSNYSTQELLRFPKLHDAIVEVVTCLLRRRLPVTNEMVHNLVAIELAYINTKHPDFADACGLMNNNIEEQRRNRLARELPSSVPRDKAAAGAGDVTQESGTGNWRGMLKSSKAEEVSAEEKSKPAAALPASPQKGHAVNLLDVPVPVARKLSAREQRDCEVIERLIKSYFLIVRKNIQDSVPKAVMHFLVNHVKDTLQSELVGQLYKSLLLDDLLTESEDMAQRRKEAADMLKALQRASQIIAEIRETHLW from the exons atggaGGCGCTGATCCCGGTGATCAACAAGCTGCAAGACGTCTTCAACACGGTGGGGGCCGACATCATCCAGCTGCCGCAGATCGTGGTGGTGGGCACGCAG AGCAGTGGAAAGAGTTCTGTGCTGGAGAGCCTTGTGGGGAGAGATCTGCTCCCACGAGGTACCGGAGTTGTGACCCGAAGACCCCTTATTCTGCAGCTGGTGCATGTTTCCCCAGAGGATGGTCGGAAAACAGCTGGAGATGAAAATG ACCCTGCTACATGGAAAAATCCAAGACACCTTTCTAAAG agatAGATGCTGAAGAGTGGGGTAAATTTCTTCACACCAAAAATAAG ATCTATACAGATTTTGATGAAATTCGtcaggaaatagaaaatgaaacagagaggATTTCAGGAAATAATAAG GGTATCAGTCCTGAACCAATTCATCTTAAGATTTTTTCATCTAATGTTGTGAATCTGACTCTTGTGGATTTACCGGGAATGACAAAG gtgcCTGTTGGTGATCAGCCCAAGGATATTGAACTTCAAATAAGAGAGCTAATCCTTCAATTCATCAGCAACCCAAATTCAATTATTCTGGCAGTCACAGCAGCTAACACAGACATGGCCACTTCAGAAGCACTTAAAATTGCACGGGAAGTGGATCCAGATG GTCGAAGAACCCTTGCTGTTATCACAAAGCTGGATCTCATGGATGCTGGCACTGATGCTATGGATGTGCTCATGGGAAGAGTGATTCCAGTAAAACTTGGCATCATTGGAGTAGTGAACAG GAGTCAGCTGGATATTAACAATAAGAAGAGTGTAGCGGATTCTATTCGTGATGAATATGgttttcttcaaaagaagtATCCCTCCCTAGCCAATCGAAATGGAACTAAGTATCTTGCTAGAACACTGAACAG gCTACTAATGCATCATATCAGGGACTGCTTGCCAGAACTGAAAACCAGAATCAATGTTTTAGCTGCTCAGTACCAGTCTCTACTTAACAGCTATGGGGAACCTGTTGAGGACAAAAGTGCCACTTTATTGCAGCTTATTACCAAATTTGCCACAGAATATTGCAACACTATTGAAGGAACAGCAAAATACATAGAGACTTCTGAGCT aTGTGGTGGAGCCAGAATCTGTTACATCTTTCATGAGACCTTTGGACGAACCTTAGAATCTGTTGACCCTCTAGGTGGCCTTAACACAATTGATATTCTGACTGCCATTAGAAATGCTACT GGTCCCCGTCCTGCCTTGTTTGTTCCTGAAGTTTCATTTGAATTGCTGGTTAAAAGGCAAATCAAACGTTTAGAAGAGCCCAGCCTTCGCTGTGTGGAGCTGGTTcatgaagaaatgcaaagaattaTACAACATTGTAGTAATTACAGTACACAG gAGTTGCTGAGGTTTCCCAAGTTACACGATGCCATAGTTGAAGTAGTAACCTGTCTTCTGCGTAGAAGGCTTCCTGTCACAAATGAAATG GTTCATAATTTAGTGGCTATTGAGTTAGCCTATATCAATACCAAACATCCAGATTTTGCTGATGCCTGTGGGTTAATGAATAACAACATAGAG gaacaaCGGCGTAACAGGTTAGCCCGGGAACTGCCTTCTTCTGTGCCACGAGACAAG gctgctgctggagcaggagatgTAACTCAGGAGTCAGGAACAGGCAACTGGAGAGGAATGCTGAAATCCTCAAAAGCAGAGGAGGTATCAGCAGAGGAAAAATCAAaacctgctgcagctcttcctgctaGTCCTCAAAAAGGACATGCAGTAAACCTATTAGATGTG ccTGTACCTGTTGCACGCAAACTTTCTGCCCGCGAGCAGCGAGATTGTGAAGTGATTGAACGACTCATTAAATCTTACTTCCTTATTGTCAGAAAGAATATTCAGGACAG TGTGCCAAAGGCAGTGATGCATTTTCTGGTGAACCACGTGAAGGACACTCTTCAGAGTGAGCTGGTGGGCCAGCTCTATAAATCCTTGCTGTTGGATGACCTTCTGACGGAATCCGAAGACATGGCGCAGCGCAGAAAAGAGGCAGCTGACATGCTAAAG